Part of the Sorghum bicolor cultivar BTx623 chromosome 1, Sorghum_bicolor_NCBIv3, whole genome shotgun sequence genome, aagaagcaaccaACGACAGGATTCACAAATGATTGAAAAATCTGACCAGAGAACCTTGGAAGCGATCATGCTGCAAACTGGCTGGAAATTATTTTCTGGACCACGCAcaaaaataaagctagcaaaTGCATAACGGGATACAGATTCCAGCGAGCGCTGAGCAGAGCAGCGTAGGAAGGCCAGTCCAACTCAGCCCACCCGATGCATGGAGGCTGCCGCGCTGAAGAAAACGGTCCAGGTCTGAGGTCTCGGTCCATCCCCTCCCCACCCCACGCCCTCCTCCTTCTCCCAGGTCCGTCACAGTCTCACGGCCTCACTCCCGTTATAAATAGCGCTCGGATTCCTCACGCCCCCACacctatctctctctctctccagcgCACTCTTCCTCCTCACTACCCACCTCAGCAGCCTCAGCGAAGAAGGCCGGCCGGAGAAGCGCATCGATCCATGGAGTTCTACGTGGACGAGAAGTGGAAGTTCTCCAAGAAGAGCCGGAACAACGGGAGCCGGCGCGTGCCGGGAGCCGGAGGAGCCGGCGGCGGGGACTCTCTGCTCAAGAGATCGTCAAGCATGAGGGACGTCCCGGCGATCGGCCGGCGCGGGAGCGgtgccgccggcgccgcggcggcggcggcggcggcgggcgggtgCGCGCCGCAGCCGTCGTTCTCGAGCCGGTGCGCGGGGCTGGTGAAGGAGCAGCGCGCGCGCTTCTACATCATGCGCCGCTGCGTCACCATGCTCGTCTGCTGGAAAGACTGCTCGTA contains:
- the LOC8084940 gene encoding uncharacterized protein LOC8084940, encoding MEFYVDEKWKFSKKSRNNGSRRVPGAGGAGGGDSLLKRSSSMRDVPAIGRRGSGAAGAAAAAAAAGGCAPQPSFSSRCAGLVKEQRARFYIMRRCVTMLVCWKDCS